A stretch of the Bacillus anthracis str. Vollum genome encodes the following:
- the scrK gene encoding fructokinase, with product MRNVFCIGELLIDFVCRNTNVSLVNGSNFEKKAGGAPANVAAAITKLGGHATFMGQVGNDPFGEFLEQTLQHAHVDTSMLIKDKQTTLAFVSIDQNGERDFTFMRGADGEYHFNSIDLSKIKTNDLIHFGSATALLSSPLKDTYFQLLQHARESGQFISFDPNYRNALITNTEQFIQDCLTFIKHAHFVKVSQEEAIMLSKESDLQQSALKLLNHGAKAVAITLGKDGTLLATKDKQTIVPSISIQQVDTTGAGDAFVGAMLYQIAKSEQMFLHNFEGLTTFISFANKVGALTCTNYGAISSLPSLTDVKAYE from the coding sequence ATGAGAAATGTCTTTTGTATCGGTGAACTATTAATTGATTTCGTTTGCCGAAATACCAATGTTTCTTTAGTAAACGGTTCAAATTTCGAAAAAAAGGCTGGTGGAGCACCTGCTAACGTTGCTGCTGCTATTACAAAATTAGGTGGACACGCTACATTTATGGGACAAGTAGGAAACGATCCATTTGGTGAATTTCTTGAACAAACTTTACAACATGCACATGTGGACACTTCCATGCTCATCAAGGATAAACAAACCACACTTGCATTCGTATCTATCGATCAAAATGGTGAGCGTGATTTCACCTTTATGCGTGGCGCAGACGGTGAATATCATTTCAATAGCATTGATTTATCAAAAATAAAAACGAATGATTTAATCCATTTTGGTTCAGCGACAGCTTTATTGTCCAGCCCGTTAAAAGACACATATTTTCAACTTCTACAACATGCAAGAGAAAGTGGCCAGTTTATTTCTTTTGATCCAAATTACCGAAATGCGCTCATTACAAATACCGAACAATTTATTCAAGATTGCTTAACTTTTATAAAACATGCTCATTTTGTAAAAGTAAGTCAAGAAGAAGCGATTATGCTTTCTAAAGAGAGTGATTTACAACAATCTGCACTCAAATTATTAAATCATGGTGCGAAAGCCGTAGCTATTACACTCGGAAAAGACGGTACTCTTCTTGCAACAAAGGATAAGCAAACTATTGTACCTTCTATCTCTATTCAACAAGTTGATACTACTGGCGCTGGTGATGCTTTCGTTGGAGCAATGTTATACCAAATTGCTAAAAGTGAACAAATGTTTCTTCATAATTTTGAAGGTTTAACAACGTTTATCTCCTTTGCAAATAAAGTAGGTGCTCTCACATGTACAAATTATGGAGCCATTTCCTCTCTTCCATCATTAACAGATGTAAAAGCATACGAGTAA
- a CDS encoding YhdB family protein: MQKYNDYDKALYYTYCCNWDKLLVLMVQTNDQLFSKRIEHFLHAYQYSKELPEVDKQLQLLFQYIDHASQKSHVEEVEQIQM; the protein is encoded by the coding sequence GTGCAAAAATATAACGACTATGATAAAGCTCTCTATTACACGTATTGCTGTAATTGGGATAAATTACTCGTTCTTATGGTTCAAACGAACGATCAATTATTTTCTAAGCGTATTGAGCATTTTTTACACGCTTATCAATACAGTAAAGAACTGCCAGAAGTTGATAAACAATTGCAGCTCCTATTTCAATATATTGACCACGCATCTCAAAAGTCGCATGTAGAAGAAGTAGAGCAAATTCAAATGTAA
- the gerYA gene encoding spore germination protein GerYA yields MFHLSSKKKKQTFCSIPDFIHAMKKSSDFSSYNIIEDGTLCLFYYKSTVESLIIKRFILAPIKNKLDEIQHIDDILNVVSIEDTLINPSIDDIREKLLGGYVLLQLKKGSGQAAYALLRAESTVLGTRLVNDTENEYSVIGPKVGFVENVDINIHLLRRNIVTEQLIFKEVSIGSMSKTKIVVAYIEGITNEQHINTAMQRLQDIDFDYPFDATLVEQLISDNSNSPFRVLLPTERLDRSVYALLNGGVVILTDGSPYALAGPATLLDFFVSPEDYYLPWIAGSFLRLVRFFGAAFSLFSSAIYTAVLTYHYQMIPADLLGPIIYSRANVPFPPVLEALFLEITIELLREAGARLPTKVGQTIGIVGGIVIGQASVEAALTSTILLIAVALSALASFTTPTVKMSSTIRILRFPLIILAGAFGGVGLIVGFVFILAHLIHLKSLGSPYLLPLYPFRGLGTAEGLLRLPFSQTAERASFLRPKKKWRYDPNKAKEKRDGEEK; encoded by the coding sequence ATGTTTCATTTATCATCTAAAAAGAAAAAACAAACCTTCTGTTCTATTCCAGATTTTATCCATGCGATGAAAAAATCAAGCGACTTTTCTTCTTATAACATTATAGAAGATGGGACATTATGTTTGTTTTATTATAAATCTACAGTAGAATCACTTATTATTAAGCGATTCATTTTAGCACCTATAAAAAATAAATTAGACGAGATTCAACATATTGATGACATCTTAAATGTCGTATCTATTGAAGACACCCTCATCAATCCGTCCATTGATGATATTCGTGAGAAATTATTAGGTGGATACGTATTATTACAACTAAAAAAAGGTTCAGGGCAAGCAGCGTATGCACTTCTACGCGCCGAGAGTACCGTTTTAGGAACTCGTTTAGTAAATGACACAGAAAATGAATATAGTGTTATTGGCCCTAAAGTTGGTTTTGTTGAAAATGTTGATATAAATATACATTTATTACGCCGAAATATCGTAACCGAGCAATTAATTTTCAAGGAAGTTAGCATTGGTTCTATGTCAAAAACCAAAATCGTAGTTGCTTACATCGAAGGAATTACAAATGAACAGCATATTAACACCGCAATGCAACGTCTACAAGATATTGATTTTGATTACCCTTTTGATGCAACTCTAGTTGAACAGCTTATTAGTGATAATAGCAACTCTCCCTTCCGTGTTTTACTACCTACAGAACGTTTAGATCGCTCCGTTTATGCATTACTGAATGGAGGAGTTGTCATTTTAACAGACGGTTCACCATATGCATTAGCTGGACCAGCGACATTACTCGATTTCTTCGTCTCTCCAGAAGATTATTATTTACCATGGATAGCTGGCTCATTTCTTAGATTAGTTCGCTTTTTCGGAGCAGCATTCTCTTTATTTTCATCAGCTATTTATACAGCTGTATTAACGTATCACTATCAAATGATTCCAGCTGATTTACTTGGACCGATTATTTATTCCCGAGCCAATGTACCATTTCCACCTGTTTTAGAGGCACTTTTTTTAGAAATTACAATCGAATTACTGCGCGAAGCTGGGGCCCGTTTACCGACTAAAGTCGGCCAAACGATTGGTATTGTTGGTGGAATTGTAATTGGGCAAGCATCTGTTGAAGCTGCTTTAACGAGCACCATCTTATTAATTGCTGTTGCGTTGTCTGCACTAGCCTCTTTTACAACACCGACAGTAAAAATGTCTTCTACAATCCGGATATTACGATTCCCTCTCATCATTTTAGCTGGAGCATTTGGTGGTGTAGGTCTTATCGTCGGATTTGTATTCATATTAGCTCATTTAATTCACTTAAAATCACTTGGATCACCTTATTTATTACCTTTATACCCATTTCGCGGTTTAGGTACAGCTGAAGGACTCCTTCGTCTTCCATTTAGTCAAACTGCTGAACGCGCTTCTTTTTTAAGGCCCAAAAAGAAATGGCGCTATGATCCAAACAAAGCGAAAGAAAAACGTGACGGTGAGGAAAAATAA
- a CDS encoding sucrose-specific PTS transporter subunit IIBC: MNMKQIATQVLQNIGGKENIMRATHCATRLRLVLKDETKINASEIENIDEVKGAFATTEQYQIIFGTGIVNKVYDEFSKLIGIAELDSTRSNDIPKKKMNPIARLAKTLSNIFVPIIPAIVASGLLMGLLGMLKAFKLVPGDHSLIQLLDMFSSAAFIILPILIGVSAAKEFGGNIFLGAVVGGILTHPSLTNPWTLSNAKPTVLHFLGMDIDMIGYQGTVLPILLCVYVMSTIEKELRKRVPNSLDLLVTPFLTIIITGFLSLIIIGPIGYKIGDGITYLLNTIYQFAGPVAGLIFGGLYSTIVLTGLHHSFHAIEAGLLANKDIGVNFLLPIWSMANVAQGGATLAVYFKTKNKKTKEIAIPAAASAFLGITEPAIFGVNLKLGKPFIAAAIGGAIGGAYVVWMQVAANAYGLTGIPMLTIVAPLGMMNMIHYIIGFAIAVTTAFVATFILYKESK, from the coding sequence ATGAATATGAAACAAATTGCAACACAAGTATTACAAAACATCGGTGGAAAGGAAAACATTATGCGCGCTACCCATTGTGCTACTCGCCTTCGTCTTGTACTAAAAGATGAAACAAAAATAAACGCTTCCGAAATCGAAAACATCGATGAAGTGAAAGGTGCTTTCGCAACGACCGAACAATATCAAATTATTTTTGGAACTGGCATAGTAAACAAAGTATATGATGAATTCTCAAAACTAATTGGGATAGCCGAACTAGATTCTACAAGATCAAACGATATACCTAAGAAAAAAATGAATCCTATCGCCCGCCTAGCAAAGACACTATCCAATATTTTTGTTCCAATTATTCCAGCTATCGTCGCAAGCGGTTTACTTATGGGTCTACTCGGAATGTTGAAAGCGTTTAAATTAGTTCCTGGAGATCACTCACTTATCCAATTACTTGATATGTTCTCAAGTGCAGCTTTCATTATTTTACCTATTTTAATTGGAGTGAGTGCCGCTAAAGAATTTGGTGGAAATATTTTCTTAGGTGCAGTTGTTGGTGGTATATTAACTCACCCAAGCTTAACAAATCCTTGGACTCTTTCAAATGCAAAACCAACTGTTTTACATTTCCTTGGTATGGATATTGATATGATTGGCTATCAAGGTACTGTTTTACCTATTTTATTATGCGTATATGTTATGAGTACAATTGAAAAAGAACTTCGAAAACGTGTTCCGAACTCTTTAGATTTATTAGTTACACCATTCTTAACAATTATTATAACTGGCTTTTTATCACTTATTATTATCGGACCAATTGGATATAAAATCGGTGACGGCATTACGTACCTTTTAAATACAATTTATCAATTTGCAGGACCAGTAGCTGGACTTATATTCGGCGGATTGTATTCAACAATCGTTCTTACTGGCTTACATCATAGCTTCCACGCTATTGAAGCGGGCTTACTTGCAAATAAAGATATCGGTGTCAATTTCTTACTCCCTATTTGGTCAATGGCGAACGTTGCACAGGGCGGTGCTACTTTAGCAGTTTATTTCAAAACAAAAAACAAAAAAACGAAAGAAATTGCAATTCCAGCAGCAGCTTCAGCATTTTTAGGAATTACGGAACCAGCTATTTTTGGTGTCAATTTAAAACTGGGTAAACCATTTATTGCAGCAGCTATTGGCGGCGCAATTGGAGGCGCTTACGTTGTCTGGATGCAAGTAGCAGCTAACGCATACGGTTTAACAGGTATTCCGATGCTTACAATTGTTGCACCTCTTGGCATGATGAACATGATTCACTATATAATTGGCTTCGCTATTGCAGTTACCACTGCTTTTGTTGCCACATTCATTTTATATAAAGAAAGTAAATAA
- a CDS encoding nitroreductase family protein — MTTYTSIANVIKERRSVRTFTDKAVDKELLIELLNDATWAPNHKHREPWNCKLYIGEGRQKLVDAVLNSFTEEERAKRGKILSDRFLSTPAQIVVYINEDPRQIQRDEDYAATCAFMQNFQLLAWERGLGCVWKSGGLNYNPLFIEGLGLTRGQRIVGILHLGYFDKSPEGKARTPITEKMEIIEG; from the coding sequence ATGACTACATATACTTCCATCGCAAATGTAATTAAAGAAAGACGTTCTGTTCGTACATTTACAGATAAAGCAGTAGACAAAGAGTTATTAATTGAACTATTAAACGACGCAACATGGGCACCGAATCATAAACACCGTGAACCATGGAATTGTAAATTATACATTGGAGAAGGCCGTCAGAAATTAGTAGACGCAGTATTAAATTCTTTCACAGAAGAAGAAAGAGCAAAACGCGGTAAAATTTTATCGGATCGTTTCTTAAGCACACCTGCACAAATTGTTGTATATATAAATGAAGATCCACGTCAAATTCAACGTGATGAAGATTACGCTGCAACATGTGCATTTATGCAAAACTTCCAACTTCTTGCTTGGGAACGTGGATTAGGTTGTGTTTGGAAATCAGGCGGATTAAACTACAATCCACTATTTATAGAAGGACTCGGTTTAACTAGAGGTCAACGCATAGTTGGAATTCTTCATCTTGGCTATTTTGATAAATCACCAGAAGGAAAAGCTCGTACGCCAATTACGGAGAAGATGGAGATTATTGAAGGTTAA
- a CDS encoding PCYCGC domain-containing protein, whose translation MKKYVFSLLAVLSLILAGCGSSGTNEKKSSESKEEHDHASHTQQADIQEKTKGVDTLPTFLDKLDPQMKDIYTVAGQNAELLDWIPCYCGCGESVGHKNNKNCFIREIKKNGEVVWDSHATTCVNCLEIAVESASMKQKGKSTLEIRNYIDNKYKEGYGKPTPTPMPKA comes from the coding sequence ATGAAGAAATATGTATTTTCTTTACTTGCAGTACTGAGTTTAATTCTTGCTGGATGCGGAAGCAGTGGTACAAATGAAAAAAAATCATCTGAATCAAAAGAAGAGCACGACCATGCATCGCACACTCAGCAAGCTGACATTCAAGAGAAAACAAAAGGAGTCGACACACTTCCTACCTTCCTAGACAAGCTTGATCCACAAATGAAAGATATCTACACTGTCGCTGGACAAAATGCAGAGCTATTAGATTGGATTCCATGTTACTGCGGTTGCGGTGAAAGTGTAGGACATAAAAACAATAAAAATTGCTTTATTCGTGAAATTAAAAAGAATGGTGAAGTTGTTTGGGATTCCCACGCAACGACTTGCGTCAATTGCCTAGAAATCGCTGTTGAATCGGCTTCGATGAAACAAAAAGGAAAATCAACGCTTGAAATTCGTAACTATATCGACAATAAATATAAAGAAGGATACGGAAAACCAACACCTACGCCAATGCCAAAAGCTTAA
- a CDS encoding LacI family DNA-binding transcriptional regulator, whose protein sequence is MTKTIADIAKLAGVAKSTVSRYLNGGYVSDKTKLKIESIIQETNFSPNTFAQSLKAKTTNLIGVIIPRLDSFATMKTLIGIDNTLQENNYQMLVANANQTIETEIQAMENFIKQRVAGIILLTKTLTNKHQQIIANSNIPILFVGQEYKDQYCLVHDDYDAAYELGAYVLSQGHRNIAYLGVEKDDISVGINRKNGFQKAIENLEPTCSVCYYETSFHIEDAMKQVQHILDNNRPTLIVCATDNIALGAMKVIHSHSLSVPGDISVTGFGGYDISEMVHPSLTTIAFDYEYAGKLAATSLSQLVENKTIPKILHSRYTLKIQESVDKI, encoded by the coding sequence ATGACTAAAACAATTGCAGATATCGCCAAATTGGCTGGAGTTGCAAAAAGCACAGTTTCTCGTTACTTAAACGGGGGATACGTAAGTGATAAAACAAAACTTAAAATCGAAAGTATTATTCAAGAAACAAATTTTTCTCCCAATACATTTGCTCAAAGCTTAAAAGCAAAAACAACAAATTTAATTGGTGTTATTATCCCCCGATTAGACTCCTTCGCTACAATGAAAACACTTATCGGGATTGATAATACGTTACAGGAAAATAACTATCAAATGCTTGTAGCAAATGCAAATCAAACAATTGAAACTGAAATACAAGCAATGGAAAACTTTATAAAACAAAGAGTAGCTGGCATTATTTTATTAACTAAAACTTTAACAAATAAACATCAACAAATTATTGCTAATTCAAATATCCCTATTTTATTCGTTGGGCAAGAATATAAAGATCAATATTGCCTCGTTCATGATGATTATGATGCAGCTTATGAGTTAGGAGCATACGTGTTATCACAAGGGCATAGAAATATCGCCTATTTAGGAGTAGAAAAAGATGATATTTCTGTTGGTATAAATCGAAAAAACGGTTTTCAAAAAGCCATTGAAAATTTAGAACCAACTTGCAGTGTTTGTTATTACGAAACATCTTTCCATATAGAAGATGCCATGAAACAAGTACAACATATTTTAGATAATAATCGCCCAACTCTTATCGTATGTGCTACAGATAACATCGCTCTTGGCGCAATGAAAGTTATTCACTCCCACTCCCTTTCTGTACCAGGTGATATTTCTGTAACAGGATTTGGGGGATATGATATTTCAGAAATGGTACACCCTAGCTTAACGACAATTGCATTTGATTATGAGTATGCTGGAAAGCTTGCTGCCACTTCTCTTTCACAGCTTGTTGAAAACAAAACTATACCAAAAATATTACACTCTCGTTATACATTAAAAATCCAAGAAAGCGTTGACAAAATATAA
- a CDS encoding thioredoxin family protein — protein MKKMLIFGGIIIVLFAAIFAVTQMEKKNASTDEKGYYSNKISLEDLNKNIEDKKEQTISFYQTSCVHCQKVSPIVVPLAKDLNVDMKVIDIENLNEPWDKYNIQGTPTIIHFKDGKEVSRISGEQSKDKFKEWFEQTKK, from the coding sequence ATGAAAAAAATGCTTATATTTGGCGGTATTATTATCGTCTTATTTGCGGCAATCTTTGCTGTAACACAAATGGAAAAGAAAAATGCATCGACAGATGAAAAAGGTTACTACTCAAATAAAATTTCTCTTGAAGATCTCAATAAAAATATAGAAGATAAAAAAGAACAAACGATTTCCTTCTATCAAACCTCTTGCGTTCATTGTCAAAAGGTCTCTCCTATTGTCGTACCTTTAGCGAAAGATTTAAATGTTGATATGAAAGTAATTGATATTGAAAATTTAAACGAGCCTTGGGATAAATACAATATCCAAGGAACACCGACAATTATTCATTTTAAAGACGGTAAAGAAGTAAGCCGTATTAGTGGAGAACAATCAAAAGACAAATTCAAAGAATGGTTTGAACAAACAAAGAAATAA
- the gerYC gene encoding spore germination protein GerYC: MFQSGCTEAHIVDTQRMIHVGGFDITKNKKFRGTILYPDYTKGVQSKPETQSTHAGTIETISSLLNAKSPHTIAVGQMRVVLFGKAFGEHGLGDVINNLQRDPNIGRDVQLALVDGSSEELLKHVRTNGSLYLSELLEQNIKTETIPRTALNIFLYNFYSSGCDPFLPYIQVSEDKSASIKGLAFLKKDKVAMYTDRKRSFLFKLLINPTKNGRYEVPIRQGKHKGVIATQNLSGNSVCSLSSNGDIPKVNIHLKLNGLVKNAPSWLDLSKGKNVTYVKRHIEKMLEKDLNELIKQFQENKIDPIGIREEIRSHSRKWSMKQIQDMYPNVDIAVNVKINVVQSGIGE; encoded by the coding sequence ATTTTCCAATCTGGTTGTACAGAAGCTCATATAGTTGATACACAGCGAATGATTCACGTAGGTGGATTCGATATAACAAAAAACAAAAAATTTCGCGGAACAATTTTATATCCGGATTACACAAAAGGCGTACAATCTAAACCAGAAACTCAATCCACTCATGCAGGTACAATTGAAACAATCTCTTCCCTTCTAAACGCCAAATCTCCACATACGATTGCTGTAGGTCAAATGCGTGTTGTCCTATTTGGAAAAGCATTTGGCGAACATGGACTCGGGGATGTTATTAACAACTTACAACGTGATCCTAACATTGGCCGTGATGTACAACTAGCACTTGTAGATGGTTCATCAGAAGAATTACTGAAACATGTGAGAACAAATGGATCTCTATATCTATCTGAATTACTGGAACAAAATATAAAAACCGAGACAATCCCTCGGACAGCTTTAAATATTTTTTTATATAACTTCTATTCATCTGGATGTGATCCATTTCTTCCTTACATTCAAGTATCAGAAGACAAATCTGCTTCTATTAAAGGGCTCGCTTTTTTAAAAAAAGATAAAGTCGCTATGTATACGGATAGGAAAAGGTCTTTTTTATTTAAATTACTCATTAATCCAACGAAAAATGGACGTTACGAAGTTCCGATACGTCAAGGTAAACATAAAGGAGTAATTGCTACTCAAAACTTATCTGGAAATAGTGTATGCTCTCTTTCGTCAAACGGTGATATTCCGAAAGTTAACATACACTTAAAGTTAAATGGACTTGTAAAAAATGCCCCTAGTTGGCTTGATTTATCAAAGGGTAAAAATGTAACTTACGTAAAAAGACATATAGAAAAAATGCTTGAAAAGGATTTAAACGAATTAATAAAACAATTCCAAGAAAATAAAATCGATCCAATAGGAATACGTGAAGAAATTCGTAGTCATTCAAGAAAATGGAGCATGAAACAAATTCAAGATATGTATCCTAACGTAGACATTGCTGTTAATGTAAAAATTAATGTCGTACAATCTGGTATCGGCGAATAG
- a CDS encoding DUF1540 domain-containing protein, translated as MPEVRCSVSNCSFWGQGNFCQASAIIVQPDADESGQTENNSYTNAVLTNETLESSVATSVETCCHTFKPRY; from the coding sequence ATGCCAGAAGTAAGATGCTCTGTTTCCAATTGCTCATTTTGGGGACAAGGTAACTTTTGTCAAGCCAGTGCGATTATCGTTCAGCCAGATGCCGATGAATCAGGTCAAACTGAAAATAATTCGTATACAAATGCAGTTTTAACAAATGAGACGCTAGAAAGTTCTGTAGCAACGAGTGTAGAAACTTGTTGTCATACTTTTAAACCAAGATATTAA
- the scrB gene encoding beta-fructofuranosidase — translation MSKYKTILQSNKDELHSLYEIANQDSWKPIYHIHPPFGLMNDPNGVSYYNDEYHVFYQWYPFGPIHGMKHWGHVKSKDLINWERMPVAIIPTESYESHGAYSGSAIVKDDLLHLLYTGNIKNPDDSRDAKQCMATMDSQYTMTKYSNNPVIDIIPDGYTKHVRDPKVWKHNDIYYMLLGAQRKNKTGTLLLYKSKDLYNWNFQGEITTNLKEFGFMWECPDYFQLSGKDVLLFSPQGIEKDREDFHNIYNVVYAIGHFDIKNLYFHIDSYYEADKGFDFYAPQTLEDSTSRRLLFAWAGSSEITYPSDDYMWAHCLTLPRELTLEDNILKQKPVSELTKLRTTKKEISGDITAGLNVLSTLDNEGSYELIVTLKTEDAKRFGLSLFHNEEECFPITFNREQGTISIDRGNFYHQFGGEYGFERCKKIDIQDTIELQIFVDKSIVEIFLYDGSTVFTSRVFPRKDMKHHIAIFSDAKLNFTITQYKLKRGIV, via the coding sequence ATGTCAAAATATAAAACAATACTGCAATCTAATAAAGACGAATTACATTCTTTATATGAAATTGCAAACCAAGATTCATGGAAACCAATTTATCATATCCATCCACCATTTGGATTAATGAATGATCCTAACGGTGTATCATACTACAATGATGAATATCACGTTTTTTATCAATGGTATCCATTTGGTCCCATTCATGGAATGAAGCATTGGGGGCATGTGAAGTCAAAAGACCTTATTAACTGGGAGCGTATGCCTGTAGCCATCATCCCTACTGAAAGCTATGAATCACACGGTGCATATTCTGGTAGTGCTATCGTAAAAGATGACCTGCTTCATTTACTTTATACAGGGAATATAAAAAATCCTGATGATTCCCGTGATGCAAAACAATGTATGGCAACAATGGATTCACAATATACGATGACGAAATATAGTAATAATCCTGTTATTGATATAATTCCTGACGGATATACAAAACATGTACGTGATCCAAAAGTATGGAAACATAACGATATATACTATATGTTACTCGGTGCACAACGCAAAAATAAAACTGGAACTCTTTTACTATATAAGTCAAAAGACCTATACAATTGGAATTTCCAAGGTGAAATTACAACAAATTTAAAAGAATTTGGATTTATGTGGGAATGCCCCGATTACTTCCAATTATCAGGGAAAGATGTACTTCTCTTTTCACCGCAAGGAATTGAAAAAGACAGAGAAGACTTTCACAATATATACAATGTCGTTTATGCTATAGGCCATTTCGATATTAAAAATTTATATTTCCATATTGATTCCTATTACGAAGCTGATAAAGGATTCGATTTTTATGCCCCTCAAACTTTAGAAGACTCTACTAGTCGTCGTCTATTGTTTGCTTGGGCAGGATCAAGTGAAATCACATATCCTTCTGATGATTATATGTGGGCTCATTGCCTAACACTCCCACGTGAATTAACATTAGAAGATAATATCTTAAAACAAAAACCAGTTTCAGAATTAACAAAACTACGAACAACAAAAAAAGAAATTTCAGGAGATATAACAGCTGGATTAAATGTATTATCAACGCTTGATAATGAAGGATCCTATGAATTAATTGTTACCCTTAAAACAGAAGATGCAAAGCGTTTTGGGCTTTCTCTCTTCCACAATGAGGAGGAGTGTTTCCCCATTACATTTAATCGTGAACAAGGTACTATTTCTATAGACAGGGGCAACTTCTACCATCAATTTGGCGGAGAATATGGATTTGAACGCTGTAAAAAAATCGATATTCAAGATACGATAGAACTACAAATATTTGTAGATAAAAGCATCGTGGAAATTTTCTTATATGATGGTTCAACAGTCTTTACGTCCCGAGTCTTTCCTCGAAAAGACATGAAACATCATATCGCAATCTTTTCAGATGCAAAACTAAACTTTACCATCACACAATATAAGCTGAAAAGAGGGATTGTATGA
- a CDS encoding disulfide oxidoreductase: MGREKKQEYALFTAWGASFIATLGSLYFSEIMKFEPCVLCWYQRIFMYPFVLWLGIAVVKKDYRIASYSLPIASIGACISLYHYVIQKVAAFSAAGAACGRVPCTGEYINWFGFVTIPFLALIGFITIAVCSFIVIKNK; the protein is encoded by the coding sequence ATGGGACGAGAAAAAAAGCAAGAATATGCTTTATTTACCGCGTGGGGAGCTTCTTTTATTGCGACACTAGGAAGTTTATACTTTTCCGAAATCATGAAATTTGAACCTTGTGTCCTTTGTTGGTATCAACGTATTTTCATGTATCCATTCGTTTTATGGCTCGGTATCGCTGTAGTAAAAAAAGACTATCGCATTGCAAGTTATTCTTTACCAATCGCAAGTATTGGTGCTTGTATTTCTTTATATCACTATGTAATTCAAAAAGTCGCAGCATTTTCAGCTGCAGGGGCAGCTTGCGGCCGCGTACCATGTACGGGAGAATACATAAACTGGTTCGGCTTTGTGACAATCCCGTTTTTAGCACTTATCGGCTTTATTACAATCGCTGTTTGTAGCTTTATTGTCATCAAAAACAAATAA